A DNA window from Thiothrix subterranea contains the following coding sequences:
- the nirD gene encoding nitrite reductase small subunit NirD, producing the protein MSKWIEVVELNKIPVLGSRLIKTRDTDIAVFRGSDDQVYAIRDACPHKGGPLSQGIMHGSTVTCPLHNWKIDLASGNALAPDHGCSNVFAVKVEGGKVFLQLP; encoded by the coding sequence ATGAGTAAATGGATAGAAGTCGTCGAATTAAACAAAATTCCGGTACTCGGTTCGCGCCTGATCAAAACCCGTGACACCGACATTGCCGTGTTTCGCGGCTCGGATGATCAGGTGTACGCAATTCGTGATGCTTGCCCGCACAAAGGTGGGCCGTTGTCACAGGGGATTATGCACGGCTCGACCGTCACTTGCCCGCTGCACAATTGGAAGATCGATCTTGCCAGCGGCAATGCGCTTGCGCCGGATCATGGGTGTAGCAATGTGTTTGCGGTGAAAGTTGAAGGCGGTAAAGTCTTCCTCCAACTCCCGTAG
- the nirB gene encoding nitrite reductase large subunit NirB — protein sequence MHKENLVLIGNGMAGVRTLEELLKLAPDHYNITVFGEEPYGNYNRIMLSPVLASEKTIEQIMLNGEQWYIDNGITLHKGKKVEQINRARREVIATDGTVAHYDRLIIATGSVPFMLPLPGADKTGVIGFRDIKDVDTMLDTASRYQHAVVIGGGLLGLEAANGLMKQGMNVTVVHLLDTLMERQLDKPAAAMLQKSLAERGMTFLMEHSTAEILGEERVTAVRFKNGTEIPADLVVMAVGIKPNTELGKSAGLYCERGIVVSDTMQTITDPKIYAIGECVQHRGIAYGLVAPLFEQAKVAANHLAKHGIARYVGTVTSTKLKVTGIELFSAGDFTGNDQTEDIVFKDAASGTYKKIVLQDNQVKGAVLYGDTVDGSWYFQLMKDGTDVSAFRDTLLFGQHHLGDSGHNPDTRVASLPDNAEICGCNGVCKGDIVKAITEKKLFTLDEVRAHTKASASCGSCTGLVESLLAHTVGGDYSATPKTKPLCKCTDYTHDDIRHGIIQHSLKTMPAVREHFEWKTPDGCPSCRNALNYYLLCAYPTEYVDDAQSRYINERAHGNIQKDGSYSVVPRMFGGMCTSDQLRAIADVADKYQVPTMKVTGGQRIDMFGIKKEQLPAMWKDLSAAGFVSGHAYGKAMRTVKTCVGSEWCRFGTQDSTGLGVKLEELTWGSWMPHKFKLAVSGCPRNCAEATIKDIGVVCVDSGYELHIGGNGGIKVRVTDLLCKVATEEEVLEYTGAFCQFYREDAHYLERTAPWIERVGLEKVKTAILSDAANRKALYERFLISQQPAQIDPWKARADGAEAAEFTPIMIEA from the coding sequence ATGCACAAAGAAAATTTAGTACTGATCGGCAACGGCATGGCAGGGGTACGCACCCTCGAAGAACTGCTCAAACTTGCCCCCGACCATTACAACATCACGGTGTTCGGCGAAGAACCTTACGGCAACTACAACCGCATCATGCTCTCGCCGGTGCTTGCCAGCGAAAAGACCATCGAGCAGATCATGCTCAACGGCGAACAGTGGTACATCGACAACGGCATCACCTTGCACAAAGGCAAAAAGGTCGAGCAAATCAACCGCGCCCGCCGCGAAGTCATCGCCACCGACGGCACGGTAGCGCATTACGACCGCCTGATTATTGCCACCGGTTCCGTGCCGTTCATGCTGCCCTTGCCCGGTGCAGATAAAACTGGCGTGATCGGTTTCCGCGACATCAAAGACGTGGACACCATGCTCGACACCGCCAGCCGCTACCAACACGCGGTCGTCATCGGCGGCGGCTTGCTGGGGCTGGAAGCGGCGAATGGCTTGATGAAACAAGGCATGAACGTCACCGTCGTCCACCTGCTCGACACCCTGATGGAACGCCAGCTCGACAAGCCCGCTGCCGCCATGCTGCAAAAATCGCTGGCAGAGCGCGGCATGACCTTCCTGATGGAACACAGTACCGCTGAAATCCTTGGCGAAGAGCGCGTCACGGCGGTGCGTTTCAAAAATGGCACCGAAATCCCCGCCGATCTCGTGGTGATGGCAGTCGGCATCAAACCCAATACCGAACTCGGCAAATCTGCTGGCTTGTATTGCGAGCGCGGCATCGTGGTCAGCGATACCATGCAAACCATTACCGACCCAAAAATCTACGCGATTGGCGAATGCGTGCAACATCGCGGCATTGCCTACGGTTTGGTCGCACCGCTGTTTGAACAAGCCAAAGTCGCCGCCAACCATCTTGCCAAACACGGCATTGCCCGCTACGTCGGCACGGTCACGTCCACCAAACTGAAAGTCACCGGCATCGAATTGTTTTCCGCTGGCGATTTCACCGGCAATGACCAGACCGAAGACATCGTGTTCAAAGACGCAGCGTCCGGCACGTACAAAAAGATCGTGCTGCAAGACAATCAGGTCAAGGGCGCGGTGCTGTACGGTGATACCGTCGATGGCAGTTGGTATTTCCAATTGATGAAAGACGGCACGGACGTGTCCGCCTTCCGCGACACCCTGCTATTCGGGCAACACCATTTGGGCGATTCCGGGCATAACCCCGATACCCGCGTTGCCAGCTTGCCGGACAATGCCGAAATTTGCGGCTGTAACGGCGTGTGCAAAGGCGACATCGTAAAAGCCATCACCGAGAAAAAACTGTTCACGTTGGATGAAGTGCGGGCGCATACCAAGGCTTCGGCTTCGTGCGGCTCGTGTACCGGTTTGGTCGAGTCCTTGTTGGCGCACACCGTTGGCGGCGACTATTCCGCCACGCCGAAGACCAAACCGTTGTGCAAATGCACCGATTACACCCACGACGACATCCGCCACGGCATTATTCAGCACAGCCTGAAAACCATGCCTGCGGTGCGCGAGCATTTCGAGTGGAAAACGCCGGACGGTTGCCCATCGTGCCGGAACGCGCTCAATTATTACCTGCTGTGCGCTTACCCGACTGAATACGTGGACGATGCACAATCGCGCTACATCAACGAACGCGCCCACGGCAATATCCAGAAAGACGGCAGCTATTCGGTTGTGCCGCGTATGTTTGGCGGGATGTGTACATCTGACCAATTACGCGCCATTGCCGACGTTGCCGACAAATACCAAGTGCCGACCATGAAAGTCACCGGCGGGCAGCGTATTGATATGTTCGGCATCAAAAAAGAGCAACTGCCTGCGATGTGGAAGGATTTGAGCGCGGCAGGTTTCGTGTCGGGTCACGCTTACGGCAAGGCGATGCGTACCGTGAAAACCTGCGTCGGCAGCGAATGGTGTCGTTTCGGCACGCAAGATTCCACCGGACTCGGCGTGAAGCTGGAAGAGCTGACCTGGGGTTCGTGGATGCCGCACAAGTTCAAATTGGCGGTGTCGGGTTGCCCGCGCAACTGTGCGGAAGCGACGATCAAGGACATCGGCGTGGTGTGCGTCGATTCCGGCTACGAGCTGCACATCGGCGGCAACGGCGGCATCAAAGTGCGCGTCACCGATTTGCTGTGCAAAGTGGCAACTGAGGAGGAAGTGCTGGAATACACCGGCGCGTTCTGCCAGTTCTACCGCGAAGACGCGCATTATCTGGAACGTACCGCCCCGTGGATTGAGCGCGTCGGCTTGGAAAAGGTCAAAACCGCAATTTTAAGCGATGCCGCCAACCGCAAAGCCTTGTACGAGCGTTTCCTGATTTCGCAACAGCCTGCGCAAATCGATCCCTGGAAAGCCCGCGCCGACGGTGCAGAAGCCGCTGAATTCACCCCGATCATGATCGAAGCCTAG
- a CDS encoding Uma2 family endonuclease: MPPLAHQFDYLSVEDYLAGERESEQKYEYVDGKAYAMAGASANHNFIAGNLYALIWYHQRDKSCFPMTSDMLVKTTAKRFRYPDLMVVCDDDPSQDTYVRESPILIVEVLSGSTHRKDKTEKRAEYLALPSLLEYVLIEQDIAEVVVQRRSEAWRSTYYYPGSTVTLESIGLTVAVEAIYERVDNADMRVFWAETNNHE, encoded by the coding sequence ATGCCACCACTAGCACACCAATTCGATTACCTCAGCGTTGAAGACTACCTTGCAGGCGAACGCGAGAGCGAACAGAAATACGAATACGTCGATGGGAAAGCGTATGCAATGGCGGGCGCAAGTGCCAACCATAACTTCATTGCTGGCAACCTGTATGCCTTGATCTGGTATCACCAGCGCGATAAATCCTGTTTCCCGATGACCAGTGACATGCTGGTAAAAACCACCGCTAAGCGTTTTCGCTACCCCGATTTGATGGTGGTGTGTGATGATGACCCCTCGCAAGATACCTATGTCCGCGAAAGCCCGATTCTGATTGTGGAGGTGCTATCTGGCAGTACCCACCGCAAGGATAAAACCGAAAAACGCGCCGAATACCTCGCCTTGCCCAGCTTGTTGGAATACGTGCTGATCGAGCAAGACATTGCCGAAGTGGTGGTACAACGGCGCAGCGAAGCATGGCGTTCTACCTATTACTACCCCGGCTCAACCGTCACGCTGGAATCCATCGGCTTAACGGTCGCGGTCGAAGCCATTTACGAGCGCGTGGACAACGCCGACATGCGCGTGTTTTGGGCAGAAACCAATAACCATGAATAA